The Saccharomonospora cyanea NA-134 genome includes a region encoding these proteins:
- a CDS encoding IclR family transcriptional regulator: MRNSESAKGAAGTVQSVDRAISVLELLARKGEAGITEIAAELGVHKSTASRLVGSLESRNLVEQLGQRGKYAIGFGVVRIAGAAMGRLDLARLGNETCRSLAESLGETVNIAVADDGVAINISQAFGSAAVTARNWTGRRTPLHATSSGKVLLAHLPEHTRELLLRERLERYTPCTTVAPDDLRAELARVRRNGYAASFEELELGMHAVAVPIFGADGQVIAAMSASGPSYRLSRDRVPQLVRPLTDAATELSSQLGHFPR, encoded by the coding sequence ATGCGGAACTCCGAGTCTGCGAAAGGCGCTGCCGGCACCGTCCAGTCGGTCGACCGCGCGATCAGCGTGCTCGAACTGCTGGCCAGGAAGGGTGAGGCCGGCATCACGGAGATCGCCGCCGAGCTGGGCGTCCACAAGTCCACGGCTTCCCGGCTCGTGGGTTCGCTGGAGTCGCGCAATCTCGTGGAACAGCTCGGGCAGCGGGGCAAGTACGCCATTGGCTTCGGCGTCGTCCGGATCGCCGGTGCCGCGATGGGCAGGCTCGATCTCGCCAGGCTGGGCAACGAGACCTGCCGGTCACTGGCCGAGTCACTCGGAGAGACCGTCAACATCGCCGTCGCCGACGACGGGGTGGCGATCAACATCAGCCAGGCGTTCGGGTCCGCGGCCGTCACCGCCCGGAACTGGACCGGGCGGCGCACACCGTTGCACGCCACGTCCAGCGGCAAGGTACTGCTCGCTCACCTGCCGGAACACACACGCGAGCTCCTGTTACGCGAGCGGCTGGAACGCTACACCCCGTGCACCACCGTGGCCCCGGACGACCTGCGCGCCGAACTCGCCCGCGTGCGACGGAACGGCTACGCCGCTTCGTTCGAGGAGCTGGAGCTCGGTATGCACGCCGTCGCGGTGCCCATCTTCGGCGCCGACGGCCAGGTGATCGCGGCGATGAGCGCGTCGGGACCGTCGTACCGGCTCTCGCGCGACCGCGTGCCGCAGCTCGTCCGGCCACTGACCGACGCGGCGACCGAACTGTCGTCGCAACTCGGTCACTTCCCCAGGTAG
- a CDS encoding dTMP kinase, which yields MGRLVAVEGLDGAGKRTLTDALTAALREHGATVTTAAFPRYGRDVHADLVREALHGEHGDLAESVYGMALLYALDRRDAATELRAALADHDVVLLDRYVASNAAYQAARLSQGIDGPVVRWVREMEIERFGLPVPDTHLLLRVPVEVAASRAANRARHDSTREMDAFESDDALQARCARVYDELAAANWLSEWHVVDGSRDLTAGPESTEAMAVLAKRLYLGK from the coding sequence ATGGGGCGATTGGTGGCCGTCGAGGGCCTCGACGGGGCGGGCAAGCGCACGTTGACGGACGCGCTCACCGCGGCGCTACGCGAGCACGGCGCGACGGTCACCACGGCCGCGTTTCCGCGATACGGCAGGGACGTGCACGCCGACCTCGTCAGGGAGGCCCTGCACGGCGAACACGGTGATCTCGCTGAGTCCGTGTACGGCATGGCGCTGCTGTACGCGCTGGACCGCAGGGACGCCGCCACCGAACTCCGGGCGGCACTCGCCGACCACGATGTGGTGCTGCTCGACCGGTACGTCGCGTCGAACGCCGCCTACCAGGCGGCCAGGCTGAGCCAGGGGATCGACGGCCCCGTGGTGCGTTGGGTGCGGGAAATGGAAATCGAACGTTTCGGACTGCCTGTCCCCGACACCCACCTGCTGTTGCGGGTACCTGTCGAGGTCGCCGCCAGTCGCGCCGCCAACCGAGCGCGGCACGACTCGACCCGGGAGATGGACGCCTTCGAGTCCGACGACGCGCTCCAGGCACGATGCGCGCGCGTGTACGACGAACTCGCAGCGGCGAACTGGCTGTCCGAGTGGCACGTCGTCGACGGCAGCCGCGACCTGACGGCCGGACCGGAGTCGACCGAGGCGATGGCCGTGCTCGCGAAGAGGCTCTACCTGGGGAAGTGA
- a CDS encoding cation diffusion facilitator family transporter: MAAEGGTKAILAALFANAGIAVSKFVGFLITGSSSMLAESVHSVADTSNQGLLLLGQKTSKRRATKAHPFGYGRERYFYSFIVALMLFTLGSVFALYEGIHKIQHPEELSSPMVAVVILVVAIALECYSFRTAIVESKRLKGDKTWWAFIRQSKTPELPVVLLEDAGALFGLVFALLGVGLAVVTGDPVWDGVGTLMIGVLLGVIAITLIVEMKSLLIGEGSGDRELEAIVGELVSGDVERVIHIRTQYIGPEELLVAAKLSLREGLDMAAVATAIDEAEARVRAKVPAARLIYLEPDLYRVTV, translated from the coding sequence GTGGCAGCAGAAGGTGGGACCAAGGCGATCCTCGCGGCGTTGTTCGCGAACGCGGGTATCGCCGTGTCCAAGTTCGTGGGCTTTCTGATCACCGGATCGTCGTCGATGCTGGCGGAGTCGGTGCACTCGGTGGCCGACACCTCCAACCAGGGGCTTCTGTTGCTGGGGCAGAAGACCTCGAAGCGCCGGGCGACCAAGGCGCACCCGTTCGGTTACGGACGGGAACGCTACTTCTACTCGTTCATCGTGGCGCTGATGCTGTTCACGCTCGGCTCGGTCTTCGCCCTGTACGAGGGCATCCACAAGATCCAGCATCCGGAGGAGCTGTCGTCCCCGATGGTGGCCGTGGTGATCCTCGTGGTGGCCATCGCGCTGGAGTGCTACAGCTTCCGCACCGCCATCGTCGAGTCCAAGCGGTTGAAGGGCGACAAAACGTGGTGGGCGTTCATCCGGCAGTCGAAGACTCCTGAACTGCCCGTGGTGTTGCTCGAGGACGCCGGGGCCCTGTTCGGGCTCGTCTTCGCGCTGCTCGGCGTCGGCCTCGCGGTGGTGACCGGCGACCCGGTGTGGGACGGCGTGGGCACGCTGATGATCGGTGTGCTGCTCGGAGTCATCGCGATCACGCTGATCGTCGAGATGAAGAGCCTGCTCATCGGCGAGGGCTCGGGTGACCGCGAACTCGAGGCGATCGTGGGCGAGCTGGTGTCGGGGGACGTCGAGCGGGTGATCCACATTCGCACCCAGTACATCGGGCCGGAGGAGCTCCTGGTGGCCGCCAAGCTGAGTCTGCGCGAAGGTCTGGACATGGCCGCCGTCGCCACGGCGATCGACGAGGCCGAGGCCCGTGTCCGCGCGAAGGTGCCCGCGGCTCGGCTGATCTATCTGGAGCCGGACCTGTACCGCGTCACCGTGTGA
- the manA gene encoding mannose-6-phosphate isomerase, class I, whose translation MTVELLRNAVRPYAWGSRTTIPELLGRPVPAPHPEAELWMGAHPGDPSRVVSEDGTERSLLDLVESDPVGQLGEDCAGRWGGRLPFLLKILAVEEPLSMQAHPSAKQAAEGWAREEAAGIPKDAPNRNYPDPTAKPELVCALTEFHALAGFRDPRRTVRLLRAIDTPGLTRYTELLAAQPDPDGLRALFTTLITMPQPTLDQLLPEVLDACVRHIKEHGEFDTECRTVLELGEAHPHDAGVLAALLLNRLTLHAGEALYLPAGNLHLYLHGTAVEILANSDNILRGGLTPKHVDVPELLRVVDFACGDMPVLCGERGVLDERVAVYRTDAPEFELSRLEWADGDNGEVRLGGSGPQILLCTQGELLLCSEDGTKVELRRGESVWLPACDPEVRIRPTLSGSARVFRATAGTCA comes from the coding sequence TTGACCGTGGAACTGCTGCGCAACGCAGTCCGGCCCTACGCGTGGGGCTCCAGGACCACGATCCCGGAACTGCTGGGGCGTCCGGTGCCCGCGCCGCATCCCGAGGCGGAGCTCTGGATGGGAGCGCACCCGGGCGACCCCTCCCGCGTGGTGAGTGAGGACGGGACGGAGCGGAGCCTGCTCGACCTGGTGGAGAGCGACCCGGTCGGACAGCTCGGTGAGGACTGCGCGGGCCGGTGGGGCGGTCGGTTGCCGTTCCTGCTCAAGATCCTCGCGGTGGAGGAGCCGCTGTCGATGCAGGCTCACCCGTCGGCGAAGCAGGCGGCGGAGGGTTGGGCCCGCGAGGAGGCGGCGGGCATCCCGAAGGACGCGCCGAACCGGAACTATCCCGATCCGACGGCCAAACCGGAGCTGGTGTGCGCGCTGACGGAGTTCCACGCGCTCGCCGGGTTCCGGGACCCGCGCCGCACCGTGCGCCTGTTGCGGGCCATCGACACTCCCGGGCTCACCAGGTACACCGAGTTGCTGGCCGCCCAGCCCGACCCGGACGGGCTCCGGGCGTTGTTCACGACGCTGATCACCATGCCGCAGCCCACCCTCGACCAGCTCCTGCCCGAGGTGCTCGACGCGTGCGTGCGGCACATCAAGGAACACGGCGAGTTCGACACCGAGTGCCGCACCGTGCTCGAACTGGGCGAGGCACACCCGCACGACGCCGGTGTGCTGGCCGCGTTGCTGCTGAACCGGCTCACCCTCCACGCAGGAGAAGCCCTCTACCTGCCCGCGGGCAACCTGCACCTGTACCTGCACGGCACCGCCGTGGAGATCCTCGCGAACTCCGACAACATCCTGCGTGGCGGGCTGACGCCCAAGCACGTGGACGTGCCCGAGCTCCTGCGGGTGGTCGACTTCGCGTGTGGTGACATGCCCGTGTTGTGCGGGGAACGCGGTGTGCTCGACGAGCGCGTCGCCGTGTACCGCACCGACGCGCCGGAGTTCGAGCTGTCACGTCTCGAGTGGGCGGACGGCGACAACGGCGAGGTGCGGCTCGGTGGGTCAGGCCCACAGATCCTGCTCTGCACCCAGGGCGAGTTGTTGCTCTGTTCCGAGGACGGTACGAAGGTCGAGCTGCGCCGTGGGGAGTCGGTGTGGTTGCCCGCGTGCGATCCCGAGGTGCGGATCCGGCCCACGCTCAGCGGTTCGGCCAGGGTCTTCCGGGCGACTGCCGGTACGTGCGCCTGA
- a CDS encoding Trm112 family protein: protein MAVTLDAQLLEILACPAPDHAPLTPGAPGDPDADALTCTSCGRVYPVRDGIPVLLLDEATPPDDGGRDNDDQTSSDGA from the coding sequence ATGGCCGTCACGCTTGATGCGCAGCTGTTGGAGATCCTCGCGTGCCCCGCGCCGGACCACGCTCCGTTGACGCCGGGTGCGCCGGGTGACCCGGATGCGGATGCGCTGACCTGCACGTCGTGCGGACGGGTCTACCCGGTGCGTGACGGAATCCCCGTGCTCCTGCTCGACGAGGCAACTCCCCCGGACGACGGCGGGCGTGACAACGATGACCAGACCAGTTCCGATGGCGCTTGA
- a CDS encoding phosphomannomutase/phosphoglucomutase, giving the protein MSDLSAIVKAYDIRGVVGEELTEELVTDFGAAFALLIKPDSPSVVIGHDMRESSPGLARAFANGVTSQGLDVVSIGLASTDELYFASGSLNMPGAMFTASHNPARYNGIKLCRAGASPVGQESGLAEIRDTVEHGVPEFAGQHGKVTERDVLSDYVAHLHRLVDLSGSRPLKVVVDAGNGMGGLTVPRVFEGLPIEVVPMYFELDGTFPNHEANPLDPANIVDLQAKVREVGADLGLAFDGDADRCFVVDENGDPVSPSAITALVAVRELAKEPGATIIHNLITSKAVPEIVAEHGGTPVRTRVGHSFIKEQMAETGAIFGGEHSAHYYFRDFWRADTGMLAALHVLAALGEQDGSLSALTSEYSRYAASGEINSTVDDQAGRLAAVKEAFGGRDGAELDELDGLTVDLGERGWFNLRASNTEPLLRLNVEASDEAAVRSLTDEVLAIVRG; this is encoded by the coding sequence GTGTCAGACCTGTCGGCCATCGTGAAGGCGTACGACATCCGTGGTGTCGTCGGTGAGGAGCTGACCGAGGAACTGGTCACCGACTTCGGTGCCGCCTTCGCGTTGCTCATCAAGCCCGACTCGCCCTCGGTGGTGATCGGGCACGACATGCGGGAGTCGTCACCGGGCCTGGCCAGGGCGTTCGCGAACGGCGTGACGTCGCAGGGGCTCGACGTGGTGTCGATCGGCCTCGCCAGCACCGACGAGCTGTACTTCGCTTCCGGCTCGCTGAACATGCCCGGTGCGATGTTCACGGCCAGCCACAACCCCGCCCGATACAACGGGATCAAGCTCTGCCGTGCGGGCGCCTCCCCGGTGGGGCAGGAATCAGGACTCGCCGAGATCAGGGACACCGTCGAGCACGGTGTGCCCGAGTTCGCGGGTCAGCACGGCAAGGTCACCGAGCGCGACGTGCTCAGCGACTACGTGGCCCACCTGCACCGACTCGTCGACCTGAGCGGCAGCCGCCCGCTGAAGGTGGTCGTCGACGCGGGCAACGGCATGGGTGGGCTCACCGTGCCGCGCGTGTTCGAGGGCCTGCCCATCGAGGTCGTGCCGATGTACTTCGAGCTGGACGGGACGTTCCCCAACCACGAGGCCAACCCGCTCGACCCGGCCAACATCGTGGATCTCCAGGCGAAGGTCCGTGAAGTGGGTGCCGACCTCGGACTCGCGTTCGACGGCGACGCCGACCGCTGCTTCGTGGTCGACGAGAACGGCGACCCGGTGTCGCCGAGCGCCATCACCGCGCTCGTGGCGGTGCGGGAGCTCGCGAAGGAGCCCGGCGCCACGATCATCCACAACCTCATCACGTCCAAGGCGGTTCCCGAGATCGTCGCCGAGCACGGGGGCACGCCGGTGCGCACCCGCGTCGGGCACTCCTTCATCAAGGAGCAGATGGCCGAGACAGGCGCCATCTTCGGTGGCGAGCACTCGGCCCACTACTACTTCCGTGACTTCTGGCGTGCCGACACGGGCATGCTCGCGGCTCTGCACGTGCTCGCGGCGCTGGGCGAGCAGGACGGCTCGCTGTCGGCGCTGACCTCCGAATACAGTCGCTACGCCGCGTCCGGTGAGATCAACTCGACGGTGGACGACCAGGCCGGGCGGCTCGCCGCCGTGAAGGAGGCGTTCGGGGGTCGCGACGGGGCCGAACTCGACGAGCTCGACGGGCTCACGGTGGACCTCGGCGAGCGCGGTTGGTTCAATCTCCGTGCGTCCAACACGGAGCCGCTGCTCCGGTTGAACGTCGAGGCGTCCGACGAGGCGGCGGTGCGCTCGTTGACCGACGAAGTCCTTGCCATCGTGCGTGGTTGA
- a CDS encoding DUF3499 domain-containing protein, which yields MRSVRKCSRTGCLEPAVATLTYAYSDSTAVVGPLATASEPHSYDLCEAHALRLTAPKGWEVVRHEGEFAAPEPSSDELTALAEAVREAGRSDRPPPPPSQQQEQPRTGQGRRGHLRVLPGRA from the coding sequence GTGCGGAGCGTGCGAAAGTGTTCGCGAACGGGTTGCCTCGAACCCGCTGTTGCGACGCTGACCTACGCCTACAGCGACTCCACGGCGGTGGTTGGTCCGCTGGCCACGGCGTCGGAGCCCCATTCGTACGACCTCTGCGAGGCTCACGCCCTGAGGCTCACGGCGCCCAAGGGCTGGGAGGTCGTCCGCCACGAGGGTGAGTTCGCTGCGCCGGAACCGTCCAGCGACGAGTTGACCGCGCTGGCCGAAGCCGTGCGTGAGGCCGGAAGGTCCGACCGCCCGCCGCCTCCCCCTTCCCAGCAGCAGGAACAGCCGAGAACGGGCCAGGGCAGGCGGGGACACCTGCGGGTACTGCCCGGCCGCGCCTGA
- a CDS encoding metallopeptidase family protein, with the protein MAKGSRQRLRRDRHGRGLRGPLFPSTLPAASSRAEKFDALVLDALEPIEARWRHDLTELDVAVDEVPEVRMEIPSTQVDGVLLDGRVPLSRLVPAGVDRDGLPTRARIVLYRRPLEARAKDPTELSELVHDVLVEQVANYLGVEPDIIDGG; encoded by the coding sequence ATGGCGAAAGGCTCGCGACAGCGGTTGCGCCGCGACCGGCATGGTCGTGGTCTGCGAGGGCCGCTGTTTCCGTCCACGCTGCCCGCCGCGTCGAGCCGGGCCGAGAAGTTCGACGCCCTCGTGCTCGACGCCCTGGAGCCGATCGAGGCCCGGTGGCGGCACGATCTCACCGAGCTCGACGTAGCCGTGGACGAGGTCCCCGAGGTGCGCATGGAGATCCCCTCCACGCAGGTCGACGGTGTGTTGCTGGACGGAAGGGTCCCCCTGTCCCGGCTGGTGCCGGCCGGGGTGGATCGCGACGGGTTGCCCACCAGGGCGAGGATCGTCCTCTACCGCCGCCCGCTGGAGGCGAGGGCGAAGGACCCGACCGAGTTGTCCGAGCTCGTCCACGACGTCCTCGTGGAGCAGGTGGCCAACTACCTCGGAGTCGAACCGGACATCATCGACGGAGGCTGA
- a CDS encoding WhiB family transcriptional regulator — MRLDTTGMEWGNVMELGGHPESDRGVLTELFDVTGEQDWQERALCAQTDPEAFFPEKGGSTREAKRICQVCEVRDDCLEYALAHDERFGIWGGLSERERRKLKKRAV; from the coding sequence GTGCGGTTGGACACTACTGGAATGGAATGGGGGAACGTCATGGAGTTGGGTGGACACCCGGAAAGCGATCGGGGTGTGCTCACCGAGCTCTTCGACGTGACGGGGGAGCAGGATTGGCAGGAGCGTGCCCTGTGCGCGCAGACCGACCCCGAAGCGTTCTTCCCGGAGAAGGGGGGCTCGACCCGGGAAGCGAAGCGCATCTGCCAGGTGTGTGAGGTGAGGGACGACTGCCTGGAGTACGCCCTGGCGCACGACGAGCGGTTCGGGATCTGGGGCGGTCTCTCCGAGAGGGAGCGGAGGAAGCTGAAGAAACGCGCCGTGTGA
- a CDS encoding site-2 protease family protein yields the protein MQRSVVRPSLLFYAILAVTVAGGVLTTTLTTIEDILDRSVLGTLGMFLLIIGGWALSLTLHEFGHAFVAYKGGDREVAAKGYLSMDIRRYTDPIMSLVLPLIILAVGGIPLPGGAVWINRWALRSRAVSSWVSLAGPLSNLALGVVLTALVATVSMPPGLFAGLSYLASLQILAFVINILPVPGLDGFGAIEPYLSPQAREFGAKARPWAPLVLFALVLGVPAVGEALWTLTDTVFAAVGGDAFAASVGQYVFMFWR from the coding sequence GTGCAACGCTCAGTCGTTCGCCCAAGCCTGCTGTTCTACGCGATCCTCGCCGTCACCGTCGCCGGCGGCGTGCTCACCACCACGCTGACAACGATCGAGGACATCCTCGACCGGTCGGTGCTGGGCACGCTGGGAATGTTCCTGCTGATCATCGGCGGGTGGGCCCTGTCACTGACCCTGCACGAGTTCGGGCACGCGTTCGTGGCCTACAAGGGTGGCGACCGCGAGGTGGCGGCCAAGGGTTACCTGTCGATGGACATCCGGCGCTACACCGACCCGATCATGTCGCTGGTGCTGCCGTTGATCATCCTCGCCGTCGGTGGAATCCCGCTGCCCGGCGGCGCGGTGTGGATCAACCGCTGGGCGCTGCGTTCACGTGCGGTGTCGTCATGGGTGTCCCTGGCGGGCCCGCTCAGCAACCTCGCCCTCGGCGTCGTGCTCACCGCACTCGTGGCCACGGTCTCCATGCCGCCGGGGCTGTTCGCCGGGTTGTCCTATCTCGCGTCGCTGCAGATCCTCGCTTTCGTCATCAACATCCTTCCGGTGCCGGGCCTGGACGGCTTCGGAGCCATCGAGCCCTACCTGTCGCCGCAGGCTCGCGAGTTCGGCGCGAAGGCCCGCCCGTGGGCTCCGCTCGTCCTGTTCGCGCTGGTCCTCGGCGTTCCCGCCGTCGGCGAGGCCCTCTGGACGCTCACCGACACGGTGTTCGCGGCGGTCGGCGGGGACGCGTTCGCGGCAAGCGTGGGGCAGTACGTCTTCATGTTCTGGCGGTGA
- the mshB gene encoding N-acetyl-1-D-myo-inositol-2-amino-2-deoxy-alpha-D-glucopyranoside deacetylase has protein sequence MLFVHAHPDDESITTGGTIARYAAEGAHVTVVTCTLGEEGEIIPGELDQLGSWAGDQLGGYRMGELAEAGAALGWAEHRFLGGAGRWRDSGMAGTASNEHPRALVQGSLDEQTEQLLSVFEELRPEVVVTYDSNGGYGHPDHIRAHEIATAAVRRAEGVGRLFHTVSSAEATARGLAMLRQDERVPFRVPADEELPATPDAGITTRVDITGHREAKFAALRAHRTQVTVGPDCFALSNGIAQPVPDTEFFVLVHGPAEGAETDLFGGLPLC, from the coding sequence GTGCTGTTCGTTCACGCACACCCCGACGACGAGAGCATCACGACAGGTGGGACGATCGCCCGCTACGCCGCCGAAGGGGCCCACGTCACAGTGGTGACCTGCACCCTCGGCGAGGAAGGCGAGATCATCCCTGGCGAGCTCGACCAGTTGGGCTCCTGGGCCGGTGATCAGCTCGGCGGTTACCGGATGGGTGAGCTGGCCGAGGCCGGTGCGGCACTGGGCTGGGCGGAACACCGCTTCCTCGGCGGTGCGGGGCGGTGGCGCGACTCGGGGATGGCCGGGACGGCGTCGAACGAGCATCCACGCGCGCTCGTCCAGGGTTCCCTCGACGAGCAGACCGAGCAGCTCCTCTCCGTGTTCGAGGAGTTACGTCCCGAGGTCGTCGTCACGTACGACTCGAACGGCGGGTACGGGCACCCCGACCACATCCGGGCCCACGAGATCGCCACGGCCGCGGTGCGACGGGCCGAGGGCGTGGGCCGGTTGTTCCACACGGTGTCGTCGGCGGAGGCGACGGCGCGAGGGCTCGCCATGCTGAGGCAGGACGAACGCGTGCCGTTCCGCGTGCCCGCCGACGAGGAGTTGCCCGCCACGCCGGACGCCGGCATCACCACGCGGGTCGACATCACGGGCCACCGTGAGGCGAAGTTCGCGGCACTGCGCGCCCACCGCACCCAGGTGACCGTGGGGCCGGACTGCTTCGCGCTCTCCAACGGCATCGCGCAGCCGGTGCCCGACACGGAGTTCTTCGTGCTGGTCCACGGGCCCGCCGAGGGCGCGGAGACCGACCTCTTCGGAGGTCTGCCGCTGTGCTGA
- a CDS encoding ABC transporter ATP-binding protein: protein MSVEAVSPQSAESSESVLSISDLKISFSTEDGVVEAVKGIGFDVAPGEILAIVGESGSGKSVTSMSVPGLLPKTAKIDGARSLAGIDLGGMSPKQLRKHRGSDVAMIFQEPMTALNPMYTVGWQIRESLRAHQDISKQAADKRAIELLDMVGIPEPERRFKQYPHQLSGGLRQRVVIAMAISCDPKVIIADEPTTALDVTVQAEILALLRKLRDTLNTAIVLITHDMGVVADLADRVVVMYQGEIVEQAPVRELFANPQQDYTKRLLAAVPVLGQRPEGRRLLDAPQVSVTESKSDEALRKAHEELESRLDSAAPPLEIKDLVLEYPGKGRQGKNRAVDNVSLHIERGEIVGLVGESGSGKSTVGRCAIRLLKPTSGTVSIAGTDITTMSQKDLRPLRKYFSIVFQDPASTLDPKMTIGESIAEPLVLHKILSGKDLDNRVTDLLDKVQLSGHYRNRYPHELSGGQRQRVAIARALALNPKLLIADEPTSALDVSVQAKVLDLFLDLQQHLRFACLFISHDLAVVDLLADRVAVMQRGKLVEVGTREQVLHNPQQDYTKRLLSAAPVADPALQAERRRAWEEGRVAPVKD, encoded by the coding sequence GTGAGCGTAGAAGCAGTATCGCCGCAGTCGGCGGAATCGTCGGAATCCGTGCTGTCCATTTCGGATTTGAAGATCTCCTTCTCGACCGAGGACGGCGTCGTCGAAGCGGTCAAGGGAATCGGTTTCGACGTCGCCCCCGGCGAGATTCTCGCGATCGTCGGGGAGTCGGGGTCCGGCAAGTCGGTCACGTCGATGTCGGTGCCGGGACTCCTGCCGAAGACCGCGAAGATCGACGGTGCGCGAAGCCTGGCCGGGATCGACCTCGGCGGCATGTCCCCCAAGCAGCTGCGGAAGCACCGCGGCAGCGACGTCGCCATGATCTTCCAGGAGCCGATGACGGCCCTGAACCCGATGTACACGGTGGGCTGGCAGATCCGGGAGTCCCTGCGGGCTCACCAGGACATCTCCAAGCAGGCCGCCGACAAGCGGGCCATCGAACTGCTCGACATGGTGGGTATTCCGGAGCCGGAGCGGCGCTTCAAGCAGTACCCGCACCAGCTTTCCGGCGGTCTGCGCCAGCGCGTGGTCATCGCCATGGCGATCTCCTGTGACCCGAAGGTCATCATCGCCGACGAGCCGACGACCGCGCTCGACGTCACGGTGCAGGCCGAGATCCTCGCCCTGCTGCGCAAGCTGCGTGACACGCTCAACACAGCCATCGTCCTCATCACCCACGACATGGGCGTCGTCGCCGACCTCGCCGACCGCGTGGTGGTGATGTACCAGGGTGAGATCGTCGAGCAGGCCCCGGTTCGGGAGCTGTTCGCCAACCCGCAGCAGGACTACACCAAGCGACTGCTGGCCGCCGTTCCGGTACTCGGCCAGCGTCCCGAGGGTCGGCGCCTGCTGGACGCCCCGCAGGTCAGTGTCACGGAGAGCAAGAGTGACGAGGCACTGCGCAAGGCCCACGAGGAACTCGAGTCGCGACTCGACAGCGCGGCTCCGCCGCTGGAGATCAAGGATCTCGTGCTCGAGTACCCGGGCAAGGGCAGGCAGGGTAAGAACCGAGCCGTCGACAACGTGTCGCTGCACATCGAGCGTGGTGAGATCGTCGGCCTGGTGGGCGAGTCCGGTTCGGGCAAGTCCACGGTCGGGCGGTGCGCCATCCGGCTGCTGAAGCCCACCTCCGGCACGGTGTCCATCGCCGGCACCGACATCACCACGATGTCGCAGAAGGACCTGCGTCCGCTGCGTAAGTACTTCTCCATCGTCTTCCAGGACCCGGCGTCCACTCTGGACCCGAAGATGACGATCGGCGAGTCGATCGCCGAACCGCTGGTGCTGCACAAGATCCTGTCCGGCAAGGACCTGGACAACCGGGTCACCGACCTGCTCGACAAGGTCCAGCTGTCCGGCCACTACCGCAACCGTTACCCGCACGAGCTGTCGGGCGGTCAGCGCCAGCGGGTCGCCATCGCGCGCGCCCTGGCGCTCAACCCCAAACTGCTCATCGCGGACGAACCCACGTCGGCGTTGGACGTGTCGGTGCAGGCCAAGGTCCTCGACCTGTTCCTCGACCTTCAGCAGCACCTGCGGTTCGCGTGCCTGTTCATCAGCCACGACCTCGCCGTGGTGGACCTGCTGGCCGACCGAGTCGCCGTGATGCAGCGCGGCAAGCTGGTCGAGGTGGGTACGCGCGAGCAGGTGCTGCACAACCCGCAGCAGGACTACACGAAGCGGCTGCTGTCCGCGGCTCCCGTGGCCGACCCCGCATTGCAGGCCGAGCGCAGGCGGGCATGGGAGGAAGGCCGGGTGGCTCCGGTCAAGGACTGA